ACCAGGTCGATCAATTTCAATACTTCCACCTTTTTCATTCGGCCAAAATTAGTGATTTATTTGTTACGGAGGGTGGAGTTTTGAGGGGGTGAAATATAAAAAACGCAATTATAAAAGCAACATGGCCTAAAAAAATATCGTCATGCCGAACTTGTTTCGGCACCCCACTCGCCAAGCAACCATGCTAAGCAAGCGGTTCACCTGTCCTGTGGGGTGCCGAAACAAGTTCGGCATGACGAAAAATTTAAATACTGTTCTACTTACTTCTTATCCTCGGTTGTATCCCGCTCAACCAAAGCCATACCACATTTAGGGCATTCGCCGGGTTTATTAAAAGTAAGGTCGGGATGCATGGTGCAGGTGTATTTTCCTTTTTTCTTAGCGGTAGCTGCAGTATCAGTTTTATCAGTGTTTTTAACGGTACTGTTGCAGGCACCTAAGGCTAATGTAGCCAGTGCAAAAAGGATGAGGCTTTTTTTCATATATCGGTTTATTTGTTTTTAATGAATGAGGCAAAACCGAATAATGATACCACCAACACGCCCAGGGCGGCCAGCATGCTCACTATATCGCGGATGTTTTTTCCCGCCCAGGTCATGCCAAAATATTTGTGTAAAAATATAAAAGAAAAGCCTTCAAGCCTGTCGATACCCGCAACTTTTGTAGCCAGTTTTGAACTGGTAGTTTCAATGTACCAGTTTTCGTTACCGGGGTAGCTTACCTGTTGCACGGGCAGACGCTTGTTAATGAAGCCGTACTCTTCTGTAAATTGCTTAACCGGTTTTACGTTGGCATTGTTATCAACTTTTTGAATAGCGCGTTTGCTGTTATGATAGTAGGCACTCAAAAAACGGGCATACTGTTCATCGCCGTTATTCAACTCTTTGCCGCTTAAAGTATTAAAATAATGGATCTGCTTATTAGTATCCGTTACCTGGTAATAGCTGCTATCAGCAAAAGAAACTAAACCGGCATGGGCGATCAGGCTATCGGGCAGGGGGATCTGTAAGTTAGAAATACCCAGTTCGTTGCGGTTTATTACCGTACCATAATCAGCTTTGGGAGTTTCAGTATTATGAAGTTTAACTGCAAGATGAAACGCCCCGCTTATTACAAATGTGAACATCACAAATGAAACAATAAGGCCTAATTGCCGGTGAAAACGGTGAACAAAGCGTTTATCATCAGCCCCTTTGTTTTTTTGATTTTGGCGGATAGATTTAAATTTTTTCCAGAATAAGCCATAAACAGTTATACCGCTTAATAACGATAAAAGCATAGCAACCATAATAATAAGCAGTATTACATTTCGGAATGTATCACCACCAATATCGGCCAGAAACTGCCAGGTATGGAATTGTTCAAAAGCCCACAAAAACGCTTTACGGGTATTGTTGTTGAATGTGCCCATGCGGCTTTGACCGGTTTCTATGTAAACATCCATGCCATCAGGCCGGTCGAAACTGATCTTCCAAACAGGCAGCAAATGGTTAATGGGTTGGTACTGCTCGTCGAAAGTGGTTTGATAGTCGATCTTTTTGATGTTCGATATCGAATCCTGTGTGAAATAGCGGGCGAGATAAGTGGCATACAGGCGATCTCCATCCCTCAACAAAATACCATCATTAGCCGAGTAGTAGTTGTAAACACTGTCCTGCCCTAAAACCTGGTAAAAAGTATTCCCTTTAAAGTTTACCAGCGCGAAATTGCGGATGGCTTTAACATTGTTTTTATCCAGCACCTGCTGTAAGGATAATGTCGGTTTCATCCGGCTTTGCACAAGAGGTTTAAAAACCTCCTGTGCTATTGACGGCCTGAACCAGTTTGACATGAACGGATGCGAAAGCCCGCTCAAAGTCCAGAATATTACCGGGACAAGGGATATTAGCCCCAGCACCCGGTGCCATTTATAAAATTTGCTTTTTACTGTTGCTGATGCCATGATCAATATTTTGAAAATGAATAACTGATGCCCAAAGTATAAGTGCGCGGTGGTGCGGCATTATAAGTATCGCCCCATTGATTACTGGTTACCGTTGTTGCATACAACTTGTTGGTTAAGTTAAGCACGTTAAACCAGATACCGGCGCGTTTTAAAGCACCGCTTTTTACATCGTATCCTAACCTTAGGTTATAAATATCATAACCGCTATAAGTTTTGGTATTTGCCGGGTCGGTGTAATAACGGTTAATGTGCTGCCACTCGGTAGCTATCCTGAAACCGGGCAGGTACTGTGGTTTATAAGTAAGCTCGGAGTTGGCAATCCAGGCAGGAGCATTGTTCATGCGGTTGCCGTTGTAGCTGATAACGGTATTGGTGCCGGTGCTGTAGTTGGTGCGCACTTCGCTGTATTCAACGTAAGTATGGCGGGCATTGGTGCCGCTAAACCTGAAGGTTAACTCTTTAACCGGTGCCAAAGTTAACGAGTATTCAATGCCGCGGTGCCGTGTTGCGCCGGCGTTTTGATTTTGAGTGGTATTATCGGGCAATAACTGGCTGATGATCTCGTTGTGGCCTTCCAAATCAAAAACGCTCAACTCAAAATACAGCATTTTGTTAAATGCCGCTAACCAGCCGCCTGCCTCATAGTTATCAAAAGTAGCCTGTTTAAGCGGCGTTAACTGGCGCGAGCTGTACAGGTCGCCGGTTTCGGGTGGTTGGAAACCTACGCTGTAATTGGCGTAGATGCCTTTGTTTGCACCAAAATTGTAGGTTAAGCCCAGCTTAGGGGCAACAATATTAAAATTGTTGGTTTCCTGCTGTTTGTATTTGGTTTGCCCTGCGGGGATGCCATTGCTAAAATTATAGTGAACCCTGTCGTAGCGTAAACCACCGGTAATGCGCAGGGCTTCGGTTGGTTTAACTTCATACTGAACATAAGCGGCCGTGTTAAATAGTTTGATCTTGTAATCATCAATATACCGCTCTGTATTGGTAAAGCCGGTGTAGTAGTTGTTAGCTACATCTTTGGTAATATCGAGATATTGCGCATAGTACGAGCTCGGGCTGTCATCTACATAAACACCTCCAATTAACCTTGAATGCAGAAAATCAAAATCAACCCGGTGCTGGGCCAATAAACCGAAACTGTGAAAGCGTTGGTCGTTCACCTGCCCGTTGCTGCTTTGGTATACGCCGTTGTTGTCCCTTACATCCGAAATAAAATAACTCGGCAACTGTGCTGTAGAGTTTTGGCGGAAGAACAGCGTTACAAAAGTGCTGTTCTTGTCGTTCCACTGCTGATCCAGCCGTGTAGTGGCACGAAACGATTTTACCTTACGATAGGTGAAACGCTGATTGGCACCATAGCTGCGATCATAAAAATGTGCGCTATCCAAACTGCCCGGGGTTTGGGTATTCAGATAGTTGTAAGCCGCAGATGTTGTTAGTTTTGTTTTCGCGCTAAAATCATAAGTGGTTTTGAAATTGCCCGAGTATTTATCAAATGCAGAATAATCCTGCCATCCTTCGCCCTGATGGGCGAGATACCCACCAACATATAAGCCAAATTTGCCCTGGGTAAAGCCGCCATCAGCATCAACACGGCGATAGTGGTAGTTGTCGCCTTGTACCGATACATTACCTGCGTAACCTGTAGGTGGCCCCTGGGTAATAAAGTTTACCGCGCCGCCGATAGAGTTACTGCCGTAAAGCGATGACGCAGGGCCTTTAACTACTTCTATATCCTTAACTCCCGACATATTGATCTCGTAAAGCGAGTTATGGTTAAAGATGCCGGTAGGGCGGATAGGCAAACCATCTTCCATATACAAATAAAGTGCATTATAGGTGATAGGCTGGCGGATGGCCATGGTATGCTGCTCGTTACCTAAATTAACCATATACACACCTGCTACCTTATTCAATAGCTGGTAAAGGGCTGTGGCTTTGGTATCTTTAATTTGGGTGGAGTTTATTTTGCTGATGGCGATAGGTGCATCCTGGCGCGACTGCCCTTCACGACTGGCTGTAACCACCACAGGCTGCAGATCGACAGTTGAGGGCTCTAATGCAATATCAAGCTTTTGGCCTTTTACGGCAGATACATCGATGATCTGTGTATTGTAACCAACCATGGTAAATTTGATCTGTGTTATGCCATCAACATTAATGCTGAAGTGGCCTTTAGCATTGGTCATACCCAGTTTTTGCCCGTTGTTCTCATTCGCTTTGCAGATGGATGCGCCGGGTATAGCCTCGTGGGTGATGGCATCAGTTACAGTGCCTTGTATAGTAGCTTGACCGTAGGTCTGGGTTTTGAGCAGTATAAATGTTATAAGTAGGGTTAAATATCGTTTCATTATATAGCATTACAGGAGTTGCCTCCCGGTGTAAAAATGGGTAGAGTAGGGTGTGTAATTTGATTGAAAAGGAAATAGAATTTTCTTCACGTCATTGCGAGGCACGAAGCAATCCCCGATTTACAGGGCCACTAAGCAAATTTCTCTGTACAGTTTGGGATTGCTTCGTGCCTTGTCATGACGGCTTTTAACACCAATCGTAACAAGGATTATCGCAAACAGCAAAGCGCGTAGTTTACTCGAAATAGCATGGTTTACAGCTATGCTGAAGCATAACTATCCCATATATCAATCAAAAAACAATAAAAAATGAAATGATTATCCTAACTGCGGAGGGCGGAATATCGTAGCCGGGCGGTCGGCCGGTACGGTTTTGAGGTAAGGGGTTGAAATAACCCGCAACAGGCTGGAGTGGAATTTTACATCAGTTGAACTGATGACATAAACCTCCTGAAAGAGGCTCTTTTGCGACTGCCTTTCGTCGCTGGCCTGCTTGTCCTCTGCCTGTTTTATCTTTTTCATAAAATAACATTTACCATCGCAATGCATCCAGGGCTTGTTCCTGTTTTCGCAAAGTTTGGTGGCAATGTAATTCCTGTTCATTTCAAACCCCGCGAATACAAAGAATCGCGAAAAGTTTGCCGTGATCAGCGAAAAGATGAGTAAATAGGCTGTAATACGTTGCAGCATGGCGCAAAGGTACACCCAAAGCGTTTATTTGGCAACGTTAAATTGAAATAAACAGTTACTGATGGCAAACAACGCCATTAATTGCCGCGCACGAGCGTAGCATGCAGGTGCTGGCCTTTATAAACAAGGTTCATGCTCAACGAATCCTGGTAAACCTTGCCTGTATGTGGTGAGGTGCCCCCGGGCACCGGGATACTGAACGAAAAATTATCGCCGTTAATCATTCCATCGGTAATAGCTACATCGCCCTGCGGGGCATGGGCTGTACCGGTTAACTTGCCGCTATCTACCTTAAAGGTGTAACTTAACGGAAAATCACCATCGCCCGGAAGCTTTAACGCGCCGGTCCACTTACCGTTAATATTGGCCATCGAAATAAAACTGAAAGCCGCAAGGATAACGAATGCGCTAACAATCAGGAATTCTTTTTTCATTGTTGATATAGTTTAAGCAGATCTCATTTTGCTGTAGTTTAAACTATATACAATTTTATTGCTTTTAAGTTTAATAAAAAATAAAAACCTTACCGGTTGGGTAAGGTTTTTATTTATCAATACGTCATCCCGAACTTGTTTCGGGATCCCACCGGATAATTACGCATGTCTAACGGCTTTGCAAGTGGGGGGCCGAAACAAGTTCGGCATGACTAAATGTTGTTCTAAATTATTGCTTTGGCCTTTTCAACACCGACGTTGATTTTGCACCATTGATATCCAGTTCAACGCTGATCGAATCGCCCATAAATTTGCCTGTATGAGGAATTACAATGCCGCTGGTTGATACGGTGAATGAGAAATCGGTACCGTTTGTTTTGCCTTCTTTAATATCAACATCACCTTCGGGGGTTAGGGCTGTGCCGGTAAGTTTATCGCCATCAACTTTAAAATTGTATAGCAAAGGATATTCCTGGCCATCGCTCATTACCAGTTTACCGGCCCATTTACCATTTAAATCGGCTATGGCGGCAAGTACAATCATAAAGCAACTTACCAGTAGGGTAGTAGTAAAAATTTTCTTTTTCATAAAATGTTAATTTGATTCATAAATATAATGAAAGAACCGTTGATTTTTTTGATTACGATGATTTCGCTGATTTTTATTTCCGGGATTATACCGATTGTTTTTATTACGCCGATTTTTTCTGAACCGCGATTTATGGGATCAAGAGATTAAGAAGTTAATCTCAAATTCTCCCTTTATGGAGTTGGAGGGCATCTTTTTAAAGTACTGTGCGCTTTTGACCCGTTAAACTCAATATCAACCCCAACCGAATCGCCATAAAATTTGCCGGTGTGGGCAATATGGATATCTTCAATGCTTACGGTAAACTTAAAATCGTTACCGGTTATTTTACCCTCTTCAATAGGCATATCACCTTTTGGGGTTTTAGCTGTGCCGGTTAGCTTATCGCCATCAATCTGAAAGTTGTACAGTAAAGGATAAACTTCGCCGGTTTCGGTTTCCAGTTTGCCTTCCCATTTACCGGCAAACCCGTTAATGGCAGCAACACAAATAGCAACAAATGTGGTTAAAAGGGCGATGGTTAAAAAAGCTTTTTTCATAGTGTTGTTTTTCTGGTAGTAAATGTAAAATGGGCATTAAACCAAAATGTAAACTGTACATTAAGTTTACTTTAGTTAACTTAATGTATCCATAAACAAATACTATGCTGACCAGAGCAGATTAACGGCTTTTAAACAGATTATTACAACCGTATGGGCCTGGTTAGTATTTTATGACGATGTCTGCAGGTACCGGATAAAATTGTACCAAAATTTGTTAAAATAAATGTTATCAATACATTTCTTATTTTTCAAAATCGTTGTACCTTTAAAATGCATATACTAACCGGGCCTTGTGCCTTTCAGTTAAATTTTTAAACCACAATTAATGATAAAAAACATTTTTACCATGCTTTTGCTGGCTGGCGGCTGCCTTGCCGTATCTGCACAGGAGATTCAGTTAAATAAGGGCTGGAAATTTGCCGTGGGCGATTCGGCACAATGGGCGTCGCCAACTTTTAATGATAAAAACTGGCAGAATATTGATGTAAACCACAATTGGGAACGCCAGGGGCACCCGAGTTATGATGGTTTCGGCTGGTACCGCATCCATGTAACCATTCCCTCATCACTTAAAGAAAAATCGTTTTTAAAAGACAGTGTCCGCTTAAGCCTGGCCAGTGTTGATGATAACGACGAGGTTTACCTAAACGGCAAACTGATTGCCAAATACGGCGGTAACGGTGGTACTATTAAAGATGGTCATTACGGTCCGCGTACGTATAATATCGCAGCTAATGATCCTTCAATTTTATGGGATAAGGAAAACGTGCTGGCTATCCGCATATTTGATACCGGCGGCGACGGCGGTATTTACGGCGAAAAATTTACCCTGGCTATGGCCGATGTTATGGATAATGTACAGGTTAATACCGATAGCGATTTTAGCTTTGAGGAGAATAACAGCCTGGCAAAGGCTGTTAAACTGCAAACGGTAAACAAATACCAATACGAAGGCCAGCTGGCTTTTAAAGTAACCGATCCGGAAACGGGTGCCGTTATTTACGAAAAAACAAACCCTGCCCGCTTTACTGCCGGCAAGCCTTTTACTTATTCATTTACAATAGCCAGGCTTGCCAAAAAATCGTATACCATTGCTTATACTTTCCATGACGGGAAATCGGGTAAGGACATTGTTAAAACCGAAACCACACCTTATATCTTAACGCCTTATCCATCGGCTAAACCAAAAATCAATGGTCCGGATGTTTATGGTGCAAGGCCGGGTAATCCATTCCTGTATCTGATCCCGGCTACCGGTAAAAAGCCGCTTGCTTATAAAGCAGCCGGGCTTCCTGAGGGTTTGAAGCTCGATCCGGCTACGGGCATCATAACAGGTTCGGTTAGTCAGGCTGGCGATTATAAAGTTACTTTAACAGTAACCAACAGTCTTGGTACCAAATCAAAAGAATTTACCATTAGCATTGGCGATAAAATTGGCCTTACACCGGCCCTTGGCTGGAACAGCTGGAATGCCTGGGGGTTGAGCGTTAACGAGGAAAAAGTAAAAATCTCGGCACAAGCCATGGCCGATAAACTGAGTGCCTACGGTTGGAATTTTGTAAACATTGACGATGGCTGGGAAGCCGAAAACCGTGCGGCCGACGGTGCAATTGTATCAAACAGCAAATTCCCGGATATGAAACGCCTTACTGATTTTGTGCATGGCTTAGGTTTACATACCGGTATTTACTCATCGCCGGGCCCGCGTACCTGCGGCGGCTTTTTAGGTAGCTGGCAGCACGAAGACCAGGATGCCAAAACCTATGCCGACTGGGGTTTTGACTACCTGAAATACGACTGGTGCTCATACTCGGAAGTTACTCCTGCCAACCCGGACCTGGCCGCGCTGAAAAAACCTTACGAAGTAATGCGCGCCTCACTTAATAAAGTTAACCGCGATATTATGTACAGTTTTTGCCAGTACGGCTGGGGCGACGTATGGAAATGGGGTGCCGAAACCGGTGGTAACAGCTGGCGCACCACCGGCGATATTGAAGATACCTGGAGAAGCATGAGCGATATCGGTTTCAGGCAGGATGCAGCGTCGCCGTACGCTGGTCCGGGGCATTTTAATGATCCGGATATGCTGGTTGTGGGTAAAGTAGGCTGGGGGCCAAGTTTGCATAATACCCGCCTGAGCTTTGATGAGCAATATACCCACATCAGTTTATGGAGCCTGCTTTCGGCACCGTTGCTGATTGGTTGCGATATGGGCCATTTAGATAGATTTACATTGAGCCTGCTTACCAACGATGAAGTATTGGCTATTGACCAGGACGCATTGGGCAAAGGCGCTATGCCGCAGGTTAAAAAAGATGGCTACCAGATATGGGTTAAGGAGCTGAAAGACGGCAGCAAAGCCATCGGCATTTTCAACGTTTCGGATAAATACCAAACCATCGACCTCGATAAAAACGGCGATGTTTTAAAGGGATTCACCAAATACCGCGATGTTTGGCAGCAGAAATTTATAGTAAGTACTGGGAAAACATTTACAGCTAAAGTAGCGCCGCACGGGGTGTTGCTGGTTAAGCTGGAAAAGTAGAGCCCCAATAATAAAAACAAGAAAGCCATTCAGTTTTTAATGCTGAGTGGCTTTTTTGTTTGAAAATGTTAACGGTTTAAGTATGTGTTTGAAATGGGAGTATCAGCAGGGTTTTAAGGATACTATTAATCGCATCATACCTGTTTATTTTTTTGTTAAAATCATCCACAGACTGCCTTTGTGTTTTACAACACTATCTCCTACATTAACATTGCTTTCATCGCCGATCCATCTTATCCACTCCAAATCAAATTGATGATTGTTTACGGTTATTGTTGGTCGATATTTGCCAGACTTGTATGATACATTTTGAATTTTTCCGTTAAAATCATAATTCAACATTACATAGATTTTGTAAGCAGAAAACCCAAAGTAAAATATAAATAATGAAAGACCAGAGTAAGCCAAATACTTCTTTATTTTCATTGCAATTTTAACGGAATAAATTGTTAGAGGTTGGGTTTCAACTCAATCTTTTGGTCATTATTAATTATAACAAATAACGTATAGCAACCCGAAATAATATCTATTGTAAGGTGTTGCCAATTCAGCGTTAAGATATTCTTATAACAAAAGCATTCGCAAAGATCCTTCCCAATATGTTCGATAAGATCATCACCAACTCATTTTATCTTTATTCAGGCGATTTATAATAATATATCGGCGAAAATACTCCTTCACTCGTTGTGTAATACCCTTTACCATCGGGAGTAAAGCCAATAGCCTCACCTTGTTTCTCACCTTTATAAGGCAGTTCATGATATTTCCGGCTCATGGTTTCCCATATCGGCTCATTATTTTGGCGCCGCCAGTAATACACTTTATCATAGCTTTTTAACAACACCTGGCGCCCGTCTTTCGAAATATCTCCCGCCGTGATCCATTTAAACGGCCTGAAACCCGGAAAGAACAACGTGCCGCGTTTGGTAAGTGTTAAAGTATCGTTTGCTTTATAATTTAATGGCGACGAGTACATGGCCACGGTATCGCCGCGTTTGCTTACTATCAGCAATTGCTTATCAATGGGGTCAACCATCATTGCTTCGGCATCTTTGGGGCCATCGGGATATTTAAAATTTACCGGTACGGCAGTTGCTGTTGTTGTTGCCGGTGCTCCGGTTGCCCAGGCCTTGTTTTCTAAAAAGCGGTAAACAGTTATATATTTTCTTTTGCCGGTATTGTCGCCAATATCGCCAAGGTAAACGTAGCTTTTATCTTTTTTAGGGCCGGGGCCAACCGCAATGTCTTCACAATCTGCCACACCCTGCGGGTTATTGGCATCTCCGGTAAAATAAACCGTGGTTTTAAGTTTACCCTCCGGCGTTATTGCAAAAAAACGACTGGTATCGCCACTATCGTTATGCACGTAGTAGGTATCCGGACTGATGGTTGAGGCCGCGATGCCCGAAATCTCGTCCATTTCCTTGCTGCTCAGCGTGCCTGTTATATCCTGTTTATCGAGCAGCCTGTGTTTGGCAAAGGCTCCCATAAAAAGCAGGGAAACAATGGGCACCAGTATATTTAGTTTTTTTGATCTGCTCATGTTATCTATTGCGAATAATAACGCAAATAAAGTTTTTTAGTATGAAGATGTTATTAATTATTGGGTTTTGTTAGCGATATGAATTTATTGTTACAGGCCCGTAGTTCATTAGCAACATTCATACCAGCAGGCAGTTTAAGCCGAATTAAATGCATTGAGTAAAGTGTTTTGTTGGTAAATTTCGGCAGTAGTGCGATAATCGGCCAGGTT
The sequence above is a segment of the Mucilaginibacter celer genome. Coding sequences within it:
- a CDS encoding glycoside hydrolase, with product MKKKIFTTTLLVSCFMIVLAAIADLNGKWAGKLVMSDGQEYPLLYNFKVDGDKLTGTALTPEGDVDIKEGKTNGTDFSFTVSTSGIVIPHTGKFMGDSISVELDINGAKSTSVLKRPKQ
- a CDS encoding glycoside hydrolase produces the protein MKKAFLTIALLTTFVAICVAAINGFAGKWEGKLETETGEVYPLLYNFQIDGDKLTGTAKTPKGDMPIEEGKITGNDFKFTVSIEDIHIAHTGKFYGDSVGVDIEFNGSKAHSTLKRCPPTP
- a CDS encoding heavy metal-binding domain-containing protein; amino-acid sequence: MKKSLILFALATLALGACNSTVKNTDKTDTAATAKKKGKYTCTMHPDLTFNKPGECPKCGMALVERDTTEDKK
- a CDS encoding PepSY domain-containing protein — protein: MASATVKSKFYKWHRVLGLISLVPVIFWTLSGLSHPFMSNWFRPSIAQEVFKPLVQSRMKPTLSLQQVLDKNNVKAIRNFALVNFKGNTFYQVLGQDSVYNYYSANDGILLRDGDRLYATYLARYFTQDSISNIKKIDYQTTFDEQYQPINHLLPVWKISFDRPDGMDVYIETGQSRMGTFNNNTRKAFLWAFEQFHTWQFLADIGGDTFRNVILLIIMVAMLLSLLSGITVYGLFWKKFKSIRQNQKNKGADDKRFVHRFHRQLGLIVSFVMFTFVISGAFHLAVKLHNTETPKADYGTVINRNELGISNLQIPLPDSLIAHAGLVSFADSSYYQVTDTNKQIHYFNTLSGKELNNGDEQYARFLSAYYHNSKRAIQKVDNNANVKPVKQFTEEYGFINKRLPVQQVSYPGNENWYIETTSSKLATKVAGIDRLEGFSFIFLHKYFGMTWAGKNIRDIVSMLAALGVLVVSLFGFASFIKNK
- a CDS encoding putative Ig domain-containing protein; this encodes MIKNIFTMLLLAGGCLAVSAQEIQLNKGWKFAVGDSAQWASPTFNDKNWQNIDVNHNWERQGHPSYDGFGWYRIHVTIPSSLKEKSFLKDSVRLSLASVDDNDEVYLNGKLIAKYGGNGGTIKDGHYGPRTYNIAANDPSILWDKENVLAIRIFDTGGDGGIYGEKFTLAMADVMDNVQVNTDSDFSFEENNSLAKAVKLQTVNKYQYEGQLAFKVTDPETGAVIYEKTNPARFTAGKPFTYSFTIARLAKKSYTIAYTFHDGKSGKDIVKTETTPYILTPYPSAKPKINGPDVYGARPGNPFLYLIPATGKKPLAYKAAGLPEGLKLDPATGIITGSVSQAGDYKVTLTVTNSLGTKSKEFTISIGDKIGLTPALGWNSWNAWGLSVNEEKVKISAQAMADKLSAYGWNFVNIDDGWEAENRAADGAIVSNSKFPDMKRLTDFVHGLGLHTGIYSSPGPRTCGGFLGSWQHEDQDAKTYADWGFDYLKYDWCSYSEVTPANPDLAALKKPYEVMRASLNKVNRDIMYSFCQYGWGDVWKWGAETGGNSWRTTGDIEDTWRSMSDIGFRQDAASPYAGPGHFNDPDMLVVGKVGWGPSLHNTRLSFDEQYTHISLWSLLSAPLLIGCDMGHLDRFTLSLLTNDEVLAIDQDALGKGAMPQVKKDGYQIWVKELKDGSKAIGIFNVSDKYQTIDLDKNGDVLKGFTKYRDVWQQKFIVSTGKTFTAKVAPHGVLLVKLEK
- a CDS encoding TonB-dependent receptor, with translation MKRYLTLLITFILLKTQTYGQATIQGTVTDAITHEAIPGASICKANENNGQKLGMTNAKGHFSINVDGITQIKFTMVGYNTQIIDVSAVKGQKLDIALEPSTVDLQPVVVTASREGQSRQDAPIAISKINSTQIKDTKATALYQLLNKVAGVYMVNLGNEQHTMAIRQPITYNALYLYMEDGLPIRPTGIFNHNSLYEINMSGVKDIEVVKGPASSLYGSNSIGGAVNFITQGPPTGYAGNVSVQGDNYHYRRVDADGGFTQGKFGLYVGGYLAHQGEGWQDYSAFDKYSGNFKTTYDFSAKTKLTTSAAYNYLNTQTPGSLDSAHFYDRSYGANQRFTYRKVKSFRATTRLDQQWNDKNSTFVTLFFRQNSTAQLPSYFISDVRDNNGVYQSSNGQVNDQRFHSFGLLAQHRVDFDFLHSRLIGGVYVDDSPSSYYAQYLDITKDVANNYYTGFTNTERYIDDYKIKLFNTAAYVQYEVKPTEALRITGGLRYDRVHYNFSNGIPAGQTKYKQQETNNFNIVAPKLGLTYNFGANKGIYANYSVGFQPPETGDLYSSRQLTPLKQATFDNYEAGGWLAAFNKMLYFELSVFDLEGHNEIISQLLPDNTTQNQNAGATRHRGIEYSLTLAPVKELTFRFSGTNARHTYVEYSEVRTNYSTGTNTVISYNGNRMNNAPAWIANSELTYKPQYLPGFRIATEWQHINRYYTDPANTKTYSGYDIYNLRLGYDVKSGALKRAGIWFNVLNLTNKLYATTVTSNQWGDTYNAAPPRTYTLGISYSFSKY